The following coding sequences are from one Passer domesticus isolate bPasDom1 chromosome 11, bPasDom1.hap1, whole genome shotgun sequence window:
- the FAM131A gene encoding LOW QUALITY PROTEIN: protein FAM131A (The sequence of the model RefSeq protein was modified relative to this genomic sequence to represent the inferred CDS: inserted 2 bases in 1 codon), with protein MRPGGDVGGAEPAVVPAPGXPPGSMGCIGSKTTIVAVDTTLCVEWKEVKALSPLSVARPLPRLVRQASFDSQDFLQVNVEDTVEMLPKSRRALTIQEIAALARSSLHGISQVVKEHVTKPTAMAQGRVAHLIEWKGWCKPVESPSALESAFSSYCHLSEGEQEARFAAGVAEQFAIAEAKLRAWSSVDGDDSNDESYDEDFLPSTESSQPTELTGTMPASALLRDLLQGHLCHLGVRHGSCEPESDSSHTLSPETLCSSLCSLEMVSPSELTAKLLGSLGGEDLLLPKLPPPASQSALRGLARLRCQDSLYSVSYAEACLSPTEDEVVLSKDFPLRRKISDVASSGVASLEEEEEAEEP; from the exons ATGCGGCCGGGGGGCGATGTGGGCGGCGCGGAGCCGGCGGTAGTGCCCGCACCGGG CCCCCCCGGGAGCATGGGCTGCATCGGCTCCAAAACCACCATCG TGGCCGTGGACACAACGCTGTGTGTGGAGTGGAAGGAGGTGAAGGCACTGTCCCCCCTGAGTGTtgcccgcccgctgccccggctggTGCGCCAGGCCTCCTTCGACAGCCAGGACTTCCTCCAG GTCAATGTTGAAGACACTGTCGAGATGCTGCCCAAGTCACGGCGCGCGCTGACCATCCAGGAGATCGCTGCCCTGGCCCGCTCCTCGCTGCACG GCATCTCGCAGGTGGTGAAGGAGCACGTGACAAAGCCTACGGCCATGGCCCAGGGCCGTGTTGCCCACCTCATTGAGTGGAAGGGCTGGTGCAAGCCAGTGGAGTCACCTTCCGCCCTGGAGAGCGCCTTCAGCTCCTACTGCCACCTGAGCGAGGGCGAGCAGGAGGCGCGATTCGCTGCCG GTGTGGCGGAGCAGTTTGCCATTGCTGAGGCCAAGCTGCGGGCCTGGTCCTCAGTGGATGGGGACGACTCCAATGACGAGTCCTATGATGAGGACTTCCTGCCCTCCACAGAGAGCTCCCAGCCCACCG AGCTGACAGGCACGATGCCCGCCAGCGCGCTGCTGCGAgacctgctgcagggccacctgTGCCACCTGGGCGTGCGGCACGGCTCCTGCGAGCCCGAGAGCGACTCCTCGCACACCCTCTCCCCTGAGactctctgctccagcctctgcagcctGGAGATGGTGTCGCCCTCCGAACTCACTGCCAAActgctgggctccctggggggagaggacctgctgctgcccaagctGCCGCCCCCAGCCAGCCAAAGTGCCTTGCGGGGCCTGGCACGGCTCCGGTGCCAGGACTCCCTCTACTCCGTGTCCTACGCCGAAGCCTGTCTCTCGCCCACGGAGGACGAGGTGGTGCTGAGCAAGGACTTCCCGCTCCGCCGGAAAATCTCGGACGTCGCCTCCTCCGGGGTGGCAtcgctggaggaggaggaggaggccgaGGAGCCCTGA
- the LOC135278723 gene encoding heat shock protein beta-7-like: MASLSSASTFRAELLSAYGQGHGEPRFEGDRRHAAFGAQEAFGYPESPGAMYPCSLGTWVRAQGDTYQVVADVSQFEPPDIVVTTSNCHVAIQAEKVAEDGTVCDTFTHKCQLPEDTDPLSVSCALTEAGTLVITVRRRASAGQRPQPLHRSEAAL; the protein is encoded by the exons ATGGCATCGCTCAGCTCAGCCTCCACCTTCCGAGCCGAGCTCCTCAGCGCCTACGGGCAGGGCCACGGCGAGCCCCGCTTCGAGGGCGACCGGCGGCATGCAGCCTTTGGGGCACAGGAGGCATTTGGGTACCCAG AGTCCCCAGGTGCCATGTACCCCTGCAGCCTGGGCACCTGGGTGCGTGCCCAGGGTGACACCTACCAAGTGGTGGCCGACGTCAGCCAGTTTGAGCCCCCTGACATTGTGGTGACCACCTCCAACTGCCATGTCGCCATCCAGGCAGAAAAG GTGGCTGAGGATGGCACGGTGTGCGACACCTTCACCCACAAGTGCCAGCTGCCCGAAGACACGGACCCGCTGTCGGTGAGCTGCGCGCTGACCGAGGCTGGCACGCTGGTCATCACCGTGCGGCGCCGCGCCAGCGCCGGGCAGCGCCCGCAGCCGCTGCACCGCAGCGAGGCCGCGCTGTGA